From Saccharomyces paradoxus chromosome IX, complete sequence, one genomic window encodes:
- the TIM44 gene encoding protein translocase subunit TIM44 (Essential component of the TIM23 complex~similar to YIL022W) translates to MYRSTFIRTSGTSSRTVTARYRSQDTGFLVARVLFSTSATRAQGGNPRSPLQIFRDTFKKEWEKSQELQENIKTLQDASGKLGESEAYKKAREAYLKAQRGSTIVGKTLKKTGETVEHIATKAWESEIGKNTRKAASATAKKLDESFEPVRQTKIYKEVSEVIDDGESSRYGGFITKEQRRLKRERDLASGKRRRAVKSNEEAGTAVIATNIESKESFGKKVEDFKEKTVVGRSIQSLKNKLWDESENPLIVIMRKITNKVGGFFAETESSRVYSQFKMMDPTFSNENFTRHLREYIVPEILEAYVKGDVKVLKKWFSEAPFNVYAAQQKIFKEQDVYADGRILDIRGVEIVSAKLLAPQDIPVLVVGCRAQEINLYRKKKTGEIAAGDEANILMSSYAMVFTRDPEQIDDDETEGWKILEFVRGGSRQFT, encoded by the coding sequence ATGTACAGATCCACTTTTATTAGGACGTCCGGCACAAGCTCTAGGACGGTAACTGCAAGGTACAGGTCCCAGGACACAGGATTTCTCGTTGCTCGAGTATTATTCTCCACCTCTGCAACCCGTGCGCAAGGTGGAAACCCTCGATCACCGCTCCAGATCTTTCGCGATACATTCAAGAAGGAATGGGAGAAATCTCAGGAACTACAGGAGAACATAAAGACGCTGCAAGACGCTTCGGGGAAGCTAGGCGAGTCTGAGGCCTACAAAAAGGCCAGGGAGGCATATTTAAAAGCTCAGAGAGGCTCCACAATCGTAGGgaaaactttgaaaaagacCGGTGAGACCGTGGAACATATAGCCACTAAGGCCTGGGAGTCCGAAATCGGTAAGAACACAAGGAAAGCAGCTTCCGCCACGGCCAAGAAGCTGGATGAGAGCTTCGAGCCGGTGAGACAGACGAAGATTTACAAGGAAGTCTCCGAGGTCATCGACGATGGGGAGAGTTCCCGGTACGGTGGGTTCATCACTAAAGAGCAAAGAAGACTTAAACGTGAGAGAGACCTAGCCTCTGGGAAAAGACGCAGGGCAGTAAAGAGCAATGAGGAGGCAGGTACAGCAGTGATCGCCACAAATATCGAGTCTAAAGAATCGTTTGGAAAGAAAGTCGAGGacttcaaagaaaagaccGTAGTAGGCCGTTCCATACAGTCTTTAAAGAATAAATTGTGGgatgaaagtgaaaacCCCCTAATTGTGATCATGAGAAAAATAACTAACAAAGTGGGCGGGTTCTTTGCAGAAACAGAATCCTCTCGTGTTTACAGCCAGTTTAAGATGATGGACCCCACTTTTTCGAACGAAAACTTCACTAGACACTTGAGAGAATACATCGTCCCAGAAATTCTTGAAGCGTATGTCAAAGGTGACGttaaagttttgaaaaaatggttCAGTGAGGCACCATTTAATGTTTACGCCGCCCaacaaaaaatcttcaaagaaCAGGATGTTTATGCTGATGGCCGTATCCTGGATATCAGGGGCGTTGAAATAGTGAGTGCAAAGTTGTTGGCTCCCCAAGATATTCCAGTCTTGGTGGTCGGGTGTAGAGCACAGGAAATCAACCTTTacaggaaaaagaaaaccgGCGAGATCGCCGCTGGTGACGAAGCTAATATCTTGATGAGCTCTTATGCCATGGTTTTCACCAGAGACCCAGAGCAAATcgatgatgacgaaacAGAAGGATGGAAGATCCTGGAGTTTGTGCGTGGGGGTTCTAGACAATTTACCTGA
- the RPB3 gene encoding DNA-directed RNA polymerase II core subunit RPB3 (RNA polymerase II third largest subunit B44~similar to YIL021W) — protein MSEEGPQVKIREASKDNVDFILSNVDLAMANSLRRVMIAEIPTLAIDSVEVETNTTVLADEFIAHRLGLIPLQSMDIEQLEYSRDCFCEDHCDKCSVVLTLQAFGESESTTNVYSKDLVIVSNLMGRNIGHPIIQDKEGNGVLICKLRKGQELKLTCVAKKGIAKEHAKWGPAAAIEFEYDPWNKLKHTDYWYEQDSAKEWPQSKNCEYEDPPNEGDPFDYKAQADTFYMNVESVGSIPVDQVVVRGIDTLQKKVASILLALTQMDQDKVNFASGDNNAASNMLGTNEDVMMTGAEQDPYSNASQMGNTGSGGYDNAW, from the coding sequence atgagTGAAGAAGGTCCTCAAGTTAAAATAAGAGAAGCCAGTAAAGATAATGTCGACTTTATACTATCCAATGTGGATTTGGCAATGGCCAATTCTCTCCGTAGAGTTATGATAGCAGAGATTCCTACCTTAGCCATTGATTCGGTTGAAGTAGAAACGAATACCACGGTTCTGGCCGATGAATTTATTGCACACAGACTAGGTTTAATACCTCTACAAAGTATGGATATCGAACAACTGGAATACAGTCGTGATTGTTTTTGTGAGGACCACTGTGACAAATGTTCGGTGGTGTTAACATTGCAAGCATTCGGTGAAAGCGAAAGTACTACAAACGTCTACAGCAAGGACTTGGTCATTGTATCCAACCTGATGGGACGTAATATTGGACATCCTATTATACAGGATAAAGAAGGTAACGGTGTTCTTATTTGTAAATTGAGGAAGGGCCAAGAATTGAAACTGACATGCGTTGCAAAAAAGGGTATAGCCAAAGAGCACGCCAAATGGGGTCCAGCAGCGGCTATAGAGTTCGAATATGATCCTTGGAATAAACTCAAACATACTGATTATTGGTATGAACAGGATTCTGCCAAAGAATGGCCTCAGTCTAAAAACTGCGAATACGAAGATCCCCCAAATGAAGGTGACCCCTTTGACTATAAAGCTCAAGCAGATACATTTTACATGAACGTAGAATCCGTAGGGTCCATTCCCGTTGATCAAGTTGTCGTCAGAGGTATCGATACATTACAGAAAAAGGTTGCTTCAATATTGTTGGCTCTGACACAGATGGATCAAGACAAAGTTAATTTTGCATCGGGTGATAACAACGCCGCTTCGAATATGCTGGGAACCAACGAAGACGTAATGATGACGGGCGCTGAGCAAGATCCTTACTCCAATGCATCTCAAATGGGGAATACTGGTTCAGGTGGATATGATAATGCTTGGTAA
- the HIS6 gene encoding 1-(5-phosphoribosyl)-5- ((5-phosphoribosylamino)methylideneamino)imidazole-4-carboxamide isomerase HIS6 (Enzyme that catalyzes the fourth step in the histidine pathway~similar to YIL020C), with amino-acid sequence MTKFIGCIDLHNGEVKQIVGGTLTSKEEDVPKTNFVSQHPSSYYAKLYRDRGVQGCHVIKLGPNNDDAAREALQESPQFLQVGGGINDTNCLEWLQWASKVIVTSWLFTKEGHFQLERLERLTELCGKDRIVVDLSCRKTQDGRWIVAMNKWQTLTDLELNAETFKELRRYTNEFLIHAADVEGLCGGIDEQLVSRLFEWTKNYDGLKIVYAGGAKNIDDLKLVDELSHGKVDLTFGSSLDIFGGKLVKFEDCCKWNEEQS; translated from the coding sequence atgACGAAGTTTATTGGTTGCATAGACTTGCATAATGGAGAAGTTAAACAAATTGTAGGTGGTACGCTAACAAGCAAAGAGGAGGACGTTCCAAAGACTAACTTCGTATCACAACATCCGTCTTCATATTACGCTAAACTTTATAGAGACCGAGGAGTTCAAGGGTGTCATGTTATTAAGTTGGGACCCAACAATGACGATGCTGCACGCGAGGCACTTCAAGAGTCACCGCAATTCCTACAAGTGGGTGGAGGAATTAATGATACCAACTGTTTGGAATGGTTACAATGGGCCAGTAAAGTAATCGTCACCAGTTGGCTATTTACAAAAGAGGGCCATTTTCAATTGGAACGATTGGAACGATTGACAGAACTATGCGGGAAAGACCGCATTGTAGTAGATTTAAGTTGTAGAAAAACCCAGGACGGTCGTTGGATTGTGGCAATGAACAAATGGCAAACTCTAACAGATCTTGAGCTTAATGCGGAAACATTCAAAGAATTAAGGAGATATACGAATGAGTTTCTAATTCACGCTGCAGACGTTGAAGGTTTGTGTGGTGGCATCGATGAACAGTTGGTTTCTAGGCTTTTCGAATGGACCAAAAATTATGATGGTTTGAAAATCGTTTATGCAGGTGGAgccaaaaatattgatgatttaaAATTAGTAGATGAACTAAGCCACGGAAAAGTAGATTTGACATTTGGTAGCTCGTTAGATATATTTGGTGGTAAACTGGTTAAATTTGAGGATTGCTGTAAATGGAATGAAGAGCAAAGTTAG
- the FAF1 gene encoding Faf1p (Protein required for pre-rRNA processing~similar to YIL019W), giving the protein MSYISSDKDSHDNIKSINEVEDYQKMSRDDEEYIKQMELQRKAFESQFGSLESMGFEDKTKNIQTEADTSHSSCSELDSSDDGNGFKNGNTEGSFSSEEENSYESGEDNEQDSKPKTQPKVIKFSGPSDVYIPPSKKTQKLLRSGKTLSQMNKKLESTDAKEEKEDETLEAENLQNDLELQQFLRESHLLSAFNNGGSSSIDSGVSLTLQSMSSGNDDGIVYQDDQVIGKARSRTLEMRLNRLSRVNGHQEKINKLEKVPMHIRKGMIDKHVQRIKKYEQEAAEGGIVLSKVKKGQFRKIESTYKKDIERRIGGSIKARDKERATKRERGLKISSVGRSTRNGLIVSKRDIARISGGSKSGKFNGKKKSRR; this is encoded by the coding sequence ATGAGTTACATTAGCAGTGACAAGGACAGTCATGATAATATTAAGAGCATAAATGAGGTAGAAGATTACCAAAAGATGAGCcgtgatgatgaagaatatataaaacaaatgGAGCTTCAGAGGAAAGCCTTTGAAAGTCAATTCGGATCTTTAGAGTCTATGGGGTTCGaagataaaacaaaaaatatacaaacAGAAGCAGATACCAGCCACAGTTCCTGTAGCGAGCTTGATAGTTCCGACGATGGTAATGGTTTTAAAAATGGCAATACAGAGggctctttttcttctgaggaagaaaatagcTACGAAAGCGGTGAGGATAATGAGCAAGATTCCAAACCGAAAACCCAACCAAAGGTCATTAAATTCAGTGGACCTAGTGACGTCTATATCCCGCCAAGTAAGAAGACACAGAAACTATTAAGAAGCGGTAAAACTTTATCCcaaatgaacaaaaagTTGGAGAGTACTGACGctaaggaagaaaaggaagatgaaaCTTTGGAAGCGGAAAATTTGCAAAACGATCTGGAGTTGCAGCAATTCCTGAGAGAGTCGCACTTATTGAGTGCCTTCAATAACGGTGGAAGCAGTTCTATAGACAGTGGTGTATCGTTGACCTTACAGAGTATGAGCAGTGGAAATGATGACGGCATAGTATACCAAGATGATCAAGTGATTGGGAAGGCCAGATCGCGTACACTCGAAATGAGGCTGAATAGACTCTCAAGGGTGAATGGacaccaagaaaaaataaacaaattggaaaaagtaCCTATGCATATCAGAAAAGGAATGATTGATAAGCACGTCCAGAGGATCAAAAAATACGAACAGGAAGCTGCGGAAGGTGGAATTGTCCTGtcaaaagtgaaaaaggGACAATTCAGGAAAATTGAATCTACATACAAGAAAGATATTGAGAGGCGTATTGGTGGAAGTATTAAGGCCAGGGATAAAGAAAGAGCCACCAAAAGGGAACGTGGTTTGAAGATCAGCAGTGTAGGCAGGTCCACGAGGAATGGGCTGATTGTATCCAAAAGAGATATTGCTCGTATCAGTGGAGGCAGCAAGAGTGGCAAATTCAACggcaaaaagaaatccCGTCGCTAG
- the RPL2B gene encoding 60S ribosomal protein uL2 (Ribosomal 60S subunit protein L2B~similar to YIL018W): MGRVIRNQRKGAGSIFTSHTRLRQGAAKLRTLDYAERHGYIRGIVKQIVHDSGRGAPLAKVVFRDPYKYRLREEIFIANEGVHTGQFIYAGKKASLNVGNVLPLGSVPEGTIVSNVEEKPGDRGALARASGNYVIIIGHNPDENKTRVRLPSGAKKVISSDARGVIGVIAGGGRVDKPLLKAGRAFHKYRLKRNSWPKTRGVAMNPVDHPHGGGNHQHIGKASTISRGAVSGQKAGLIAARRTGLLRGSQKTQD; encoded by the exons ATGG GTAGAGTTATTCGTAACCAAAGAAAGGGTGCTGGTTCTATCTTCACTTCTCACACCAGATTAAGACAAGGTGCTGCCAAGTTGAGAACTTTGGATTATGCTGAACGTCATGGTTACATCCGTGGTATCGTTAAGCAAATTGTCCACGACTCCGGTAGAGGTGCTCCATTAGCCAAGGTTGTTTTCCGTGACCCATACAAGTACAGATTACGTGAAGAAATCTTCATTGCTAACGAAGGTGTCCACACTGGTCAATTCATTTACGCCGGTAAGAAGGCTTCTTTGAACGTCGGTAACGTCTTGCCATTGGGTTCCGTCCCAGAAGGTACCATTGTCTCCAACGTTGAAGAAAAGCCAGGTGACAGAGGTGCTCTAGCCAGAGCTTCTGGTAACTACGTTATCATCATCGGTCACAACCCAGATGAAAACAAGACCAGAGTCAGATTACCATCCGGTGCCAAGAAGGTTATCTCTTCTGACGCCAGAGGTGTCATCGGTGTCATTGCCGGTGGTGGTAGAGTTGACAAGCCATTGTTGAAGGCTGGTCGTGCTTTCCACAAGTACAGATTGAAGAGAAACTCTTGGCCAAAGACCCGTGGTGTTGCCATGAATCCAGTTGATCACCCTCACGGTGGTGGTAACCATCAACATATTGGTAAGGCTTCTACTATCTCTAGAGGTGCCGTTTCTGGTCAAAAGGCTGGTTTGATTGCTGCCAGAAGAACCGGTTTACTACGTGGTTCTCAAAAGACCCAAGATTAA
- the VID28 gene encoding glucose-induced degradation complex subunit VID28 (GID Complex subunit, serves as adaptor for regulatory subunit Vid24p~similar to YIL017C) has product MAVAYSLESLKKISNALVGDQLAKVDYFLAPKCQIFQCLLSIGADDGLELKNAKLDLLYTLLHLEPQQRDMVGTCYLDIVSAIYKSMTLAGSFTKNDSSTNYKYVKLLNLCAEVYPNCGFPDLQYLQTGFIHLVNHKLLRSKCKTDEVITIIELLKLFSLVDEKNCSDFNRTKFMEQEREVTEISHYQDFKMADSLEHIIVKISTKYLDQISLKYIVRLKVSRPASPSSVKNDPFDNKGVDCTRAIPKKINISNMYDSSLLSLALLLYLRYHYVIPGDRKLRNDSTFKMFVFGLLKSNDVNIRCVSLKFLIQPYFTEDKKWEDSRTLEKILPYLVESFNYDPLPWWFDPFDILDSLVVLYNEITPMNNPILTTLAHTNVIFCVLSRFAQCLSLPQQNEATLKTTTKFIKICASFAASDEKYRLLLLNDTLLLNHLEYGLESHITLIQDFISLKDEIRETVAETHSMCLPPIYDHDFVAAWLLLLKSFSRSVSALRTTLKRNKIAQLLLQILSKTYTLTKECYFAGQDFMKPEIVIMGITLGSICNFVVEFSNLQSFMLRNGIIDIIEKVLTDPLFNSKKVWDDNEDERRTALESIPVHEVKANSLWVLRHLMYNCQNEEKFQLLAKIPMTLILDFINDPCWAVQAQCFQLLRNLTCNSRKIVNILLEKFKDVEYKIDPQTGNKITIGSTYLFEFLAKKMRLLNPLDTQQKKAMEGILYIIVNLAAVNENKKQLVIEQDEILNIMSEILVETTNDSSSYGNDSNLKLACLWVLNNLLWNSSVSHYTQYAIENGLEPRHSPGDSENPQSTVTIGYNESVAGGYFRGKYFDEPDGDDSSSNANDDEDDDNEDDEDDDEFVRTPAAKGSTSNVQVTRATVERCRKLVEVGLYDLVKKNITDESLSVREKARTLLYHMDLLLKVK; this is encoded by the coding sequence ATGGCGGTGGCTTATTCCCTGGAGAGTCTCAAAAAGATCAGTAATGCCCTGGTGGGAGACCAGTTGGCTAAAGTAGATTACTTTCTGGCTCCGAAGTGCCAGATTTTTCAGTGTTTGTTGTCTATTGGGGCAGATGATGGATTAGAGTTAAAGAATGCGAAATTGGATCTGCTATATACCCTTTTACACCTAGAACCGCAACAAAGAGATATGGTAGGCACATGTTACCTTGATATTGTGTCCGCAATTTATAAGTCCATGACCCTGGCAGGCAGCTTTACTAAAAACGATTCTTCGACGAACTATAAGTACGTAAAACTTCTAAATCTGTGTGCGGAAGTTTATCCAAATTGTGGTTTTCCAGACCTACAGTACCTCCAGACCGGGTTCATCCACTTGGTCAACCATAAACTGTTGAGAAGCAAATGCAAAACTGATGAGGTGATTACAATAATTGAATTATTGAAGTTGTTTTCACTTGTAGACGAGAAAAATTGCAGCGATTTTAACCGGACCAAGTTTATGGagcaagaaagagaagTGACAGAAATCTCACACTATCAAGATTTTAAAATGGCTGATTCCCTTGAACACATAATAGTTAAGATATCAACGAAGTATTTGGATCAGATAAGTCTCAAATATATAGTGCGGCTAAAAGTATCCAGGCCAGCGTCACCATCCAGCGTTAAGAACGATCCCTTCGACAATAAAGGTGTTGACTGCACCCGTGCAATTcctaaaaaaatcaatatctCAAACATGTATGATTCTAGTTTACTATCATTGGCGCTCCTTCTATATTTAAGATACCATTATGTGATACCAGGTGATCGAAAATTACGGAATGATTCGACGTTCAAGATGTTCGTTTTCGGTCTCTTGAAGAGTAATGACGTTAACATTAGATGCGTCTCCTTAAAGTTCTTAATACAACCGTACTTCACAGAGGATAAGAAATGGGAGGATTCCCGTACGCTCGAGAAAATACTGCCATATCTAGTTGAGTCATTTAATTATGATCCACTACCTTGGTGGTTTGATCCATTCGATATACTGGATTCATTGGTTGTATTATATAACGAGATTACTCCAATGAATAATCCTATTCTCACAACACTCGCCCATACAAACGTCATATTTTGTGTTCTGTCTCGTTTTGCGCAATGTCTTTCTTTACCACAACAGAATGAAGCTACTTTGAAGACAACtacaaaatttatcaaaatatgTGCGTCATTTGCAGCATCGGACGAAAAATACCGCCTGTTACTGCTGAATGATACGTTGTTGTTAAATCATTTAGAATACGGGTTGGAATCCCACATCACTTTGATACAGGATTTTATATCTCTGAAGGATGAGATAAGGGAAACGGTTGCGGAAACTCATTCTATGTGCTTGCCCCCAATATATGACCACGATTTCGTAGCAGCTTGGTTGCTATTGCTGAAATCATTCTCAAGAAGTGTTTCAGCTCTTAGGAcaacattgaaaagaaacaaaattgCACAGCTACTTTTACAGATACTGAGTAAAACATATACGTTGACTAAGGAATGCTATTTTGCTGGACAAGATTTTATGAAACCGGAAATTGTGATTATGGGCATTACTCTGGGCAGTATCTGTAATTTCGTGGTGgaattttctaatttgCAGTCATTTATGCTGAGAAACGGCATAATCGATATAATCGAAAAAGTGTTAACCGATCCATTGTTTAACTCGAAAAAGGTCTGGGACGATAACGAGGATGAAAGAAGGACCGCTTTGGAAAGTATACCAGTGCATGAAGTGAAGGCAAACTCCTTATGGGTGTTAAGGCATTTAATGTACAACTGCCAAAACGAAGAGAAGTTCCAACTTTTGGCCAAAATCCCGATGACTTTAATTTTGGATTTTATTAACGATCCATGCTGGGCAGTACAAGCTCAATGTTTCCAGTTGCTCAGAAACTTGACTTGTAACTCAAGGAAGATCgttaatattcttttggaaaaatttaaagatgTTGAATACAAGATCGATCCCCAGACAGGGAATAAGATTACTATTGGATCAACATACCTTTTTGAATTCCTAGCAAAAAAGATGAGGCTTTTGAATCCATTAGATACCCAACAAAAGAAGGCCATGGAAGGTATCTTATACATAATTGTGAATCTAGCGGCAGTAAATGAGAATAAAAAGCAACTAGTCATTGAACAGGACGAAATACTGAACATTATGAGTGAAATATTGGTAGAAACAACAAACGATAGTTCAAGTTACGGTAACGACAGCAATTTGAAATTGGCATGCCTCTGGGTACTTAATAACTTACTTTGGAATTCATCAGTTTCACATTATACCCAATACGCGATTGAAAATGGTCTGGAACCAAGGCATTCACCAGGCGATTCAGAAAACCCGCAATCGACGGTAACAATAGGGTATAACGAATCTGTTGCTGGTGGGTATTTCAGAGGGAAGTACTTCGACGAGCCAGATGGCGATGATAGCAGTAGTAATGccaatgatgatgaagatgacgataacgaagatgacgaagacgaTGATGAGTTTGTTCGCACTCCCGCTGCAAAAGGCAGCACATCAAATGTACAAGTCACACGTGCCACGGTAGAAAGATGTAGAAAACTCGTGGAAGTGGGATTATACGATCTAGTTAAAAAGAACATCACAGACGAGTCGTTATCTGTCAGAGAAAAAGCCAGAACGTTGCTATATCACATGGACTTGCTTTTGAAAGTTAAATGA
- the SNL1 gene encoding Snl1p (Ribosome-associated protein~similar to YIL016W), giving the protein MSHNAMEHLKSKLSKTSTSTYVLLAVIAVVFLVTIRRPNGSKGKSSKKRASKKNKKGKNQFEKAPVPLTLEEQIDNVSLRYGNELQGRSKDLINRFDAEDEKDIYERNYCNEMLLKLLIELDGIDLINVDESLRKPLKEKRKAVIKEIQAMLKSLDSLK; this is encoded by the coding sequence ATGTCACATAACGCAATGGAGCACTTGAAGAGCAAGTTGAGCAAAACAAGCACCTCGACCTACGTTCTCTTGGCCGTGATTGCTGTCGTATTTTTGGTTACAATCAGAAGACCCAATGGTAGCAAGGGGAAAAGCAGTAAAAAGAGGGCCtcgaagaagaacaagaaaggCAAGAATCAATTTGAGAAGGCGCCAGTTCCTTTGACTTTGGAAGAACAAATCGACAATGTGTCGTTGCGGTACGGAAACGAGCTGCAAGGTCGTAGTAAGGATCTAATAAATAGATTTGATGCggaagatgaaaaggatATCTATGAGCGTAACTACTGCAACGAGATGCTTTTGAAGCTGCTGATTGAGTTAGACGGCATTGATTTGATCAATGTGGATGAGTCCCTAAGAAAGCCgttgaaggaaaaaaggaaagccGTCATAAAGGAAATCCAGGCTATGTTGAAAAGTTTAGACTCTCTTAAAtaa
- the BAR1 gene encoding aspartyl protease BAR1 (Aspartyl protease~similar to YIL015W) translates to MFIINILCLKLILAGFAIINTIAALTNDGTGHLEFFLQQEEGMYYATTLDIGTPSQQLTVLFDTGSADFWVMDSSNPFCLPTSNTSSYSNATYDGERVTPSVDCGSMNTYNDNSSSTYQNLDNGRFYITYADETFADGTWGTETVSINGIDIPNIQFGVAKYATTPVSGVLGIGFPRRESVKGYEGAPNKYYPNFPQILKSEQIIDVVAYSLFLNSPDSGAGSIVFGAIDESKFSGDLFTFPMVNEYPTIVDAPATLAMTIQGLGAQNKSNCEHETFMTTKYPVLLDSGTSLLNAPEVIADKMASFVNASYSAEEGIYILDCPVSADDVEYNFDFGDLQISVPLTSLILSPETEGGYCGFAVQPTNDSMVLGDVFLSSAYVVFDLDNYKISLAQANWNASEVSKELVEIGTDGSIPGAKTATAEPWSTNEPFTVTSDIYSYIACKSKPSVQSPTAFSYIVQTSVETRNCSIKVPGARSTTILSKTTQYSDMHQTIKATTKKSNGTKLKSSSTTENSGGVPVPTSISLDTGFTHSISQNTSSPSVVEHSTLNPTVVHETKNRPAHKTIITETVTKYSTVLINVCKPTY, encoded by the coding sequence ATGTTTATAATAAATATCCTTTGTTTAAAACTCATACTGGCGGGTTTCGCCATCATTAATACCATTGCTGCCTTAACAAACGATGGTACCGGTCATTTAGAATTCTTTCTACAGCAAGAAGAGGGGATGTATTACGCAACAACCTTAGATATAGGTACGCCGTCTCAACAACTGACAGTATTGTTTGATACCGGGTCTGCTGATTTTTGGGTTATGGATTCTAGCAATCCTTTTTGCTTACCAACTTCAAATACGTCATCCTATTCAAACGCAACTTACGATGGCGAAAGGGTTACGCCCTCAGTTGATTGCGGGTCTATGAATACTTACAACGACAATAGCTCTTCCACCTATCAAAATCTGGATAATGGTAGATTCTACATTACTTATGCTGACGAAACATTTGCTGACGGCACTTGGGGGACGGAAACTGTATCAATTAATGGAATTGACATCCCTAACATCCAGTTTGGTGTAGCTAAATATGCTACGACACCCGTTAGTGGTGTCCTGGGAATTGGGTTTCCTAGAAGGGAGTCCGTTAAGGGCTATGAAGGTGCTCCTAACAAATATTATCCTAATTTTCCACAAATCTTGAAAAGTGAACAAATCATTGATGTGGTCGCAtattctttgttcttgaacTCGCCTGATTCTGGTGCTGGCTCGATTGTTTTTGGTGCCATTGATGAATCAAAGTTCTCCGGTGATTTGTTTACTTTCCCTATGGTAAATGAATATCCCACAATAGTCGATGCACCTGCGACGTTAGCAATGACTATACAAGGTTTAGGCGCTCAAAACAAAAGTAACTGTGAACATGAAACGTTTATGACGACCAAGTACCCGGTATTGTTGGACTCAGGAACCTCGCTATTGAATGCGCCCGAGGTCATAGCAGATAAAATGGCTTCTTTTGTAAACGCGTCCTATAGTGCAGAGGAAGGTATATACATATTAGATTGCCCAGTATCTGCAGATGACGTAGAATACAATTTTGACTTCGGCGATTTGCAAATAAGTGTTCCACTAACTAGTCTGATTTTGAGTCCCGAGACGGAAGGTGGTTATTGTGGGTTTGCGGTCCAGCCAACAAACGATTCGATGGTTTTGGGCGATGTATTCCTGTCCTCTGCATATGTTGTATTCGATCTCGATAATTATAAAATATCTCTAGCACAGGCAAATTGGAACGCTAGTGAGGTTTCGAAAGAACTAGTGGAAATTGGGACAGATGGGTCTATTCCAGGCGCCAAGACTGCTACAGCTGAACCCTGGTCCACTAACGAACCTTTTACAGTCACCTCTGATATTTACTCATATATCGCCTGCAAGAGTAAGCCTTCCGTTCAATCACCAACAGCCTTTTCGTATATTGTACAAACGAGCGTGGAAACTCGCAACTGCTCTATAAAAGTACCAGGCGCCAGATCAACGACTATTTTAAGCAAAACTACTCAATACAGTGATATGCACCAAACTATAAAGGCTAccacaaaaaaatcaaacgGTACTAAATTAAAATCATCTTCGACTACGGAGAATTCAGGCGGTGTCCCGGTTCCCACCTCGATTTCTTTAGATACAGGGTTTACCCATTCGATATCCCAAAACACCAGCAGTCCAAGTGTAGTAGAGCATTCTACGCTCAACCCAACAGTTGTGCATGAAACTAAAAATCGACCTGCTCACAAGACAATCATAACAGAAACTGTTACGAAGTATTCTACAGTCCTGATAAATGTCTGTAAGCCAACATATTAA
- a CDS encoding uncharacterized protein (similar to YIL014C): protein MSNDSANLLMNWEELTPGNCYISYTTNPMLGDYVLNVSAINGCTEELVATHLVPTLENATQWVHEMGEYWDSLTFADENGTSLPEYYYFFQENEEQ, encoded by the coding sequence ATGAGCAATGACTCAGCAAACCTGTTGATGAATTGGGAGGAATTAACGCCTGGAAACTGTTATATCTCTTACACAACCAACCCTATGTTAGGTGACTATGTTTTGAATGTATCAGCAATAAACGGCTGCACGGAAGAGTTAGTGGCAACTCACCTAGTGCCAACTTTGGAGAATGCAACGCAGTGGGTTCACGAAATGGGTGAATACTGGGATAGTCTCACTTTTGCTGATGAGAATGGTACCAGTTTACCAGAATACTACTATTTCTTTCAGGAGAATGAAGAACAATAG